One genomic region from Arthrobacter sp. FB24 encodes:
- a CDS encoding oligosaccharide flippase family protein codes for MTSKSRNKGLQKSPLLKRLAGFTVIPLVGTVAPLFLLPIAARVGGVDGWYSLSVGQAVGTFGSIVISYGWNVLGPALVATAESQSDRRQLWGESLRERLLLAAVVVPVCAVTSGFLAGPGFEIFTMAMAIAFSLGGLTPNWFFVGAGDPKSIAWFDMLPRLAATLLTALVIFLTQSLWSYPMLWILATVAGLVAVQRSLGHPRIFRGWNWSETLAGLRKRLGVALVDGLGGVYISAPVPLAGATGTAAEAGIIASADKLYRFGLITVTTLGNTLQAWTLDRTAPNATRRHVGAIVAHAVLGVVGMVALGIFGEFATSLLFGSAVKATASSMWFYGGAFLAVSCSTPLIRNLLVPALKTRFVLAGTAIGAITGVFAMYFLGLAAGPDGVAAGFMLSEVALLIIISPAAIRHLLSLRNKEKASGSHAL; via the coding sequence GTGACTTCGAAATCCAGGAACAAGGGATTACAGAAGTCTCCGCTCCTAAAGAGGCTGGCTGGATTCACGGTAATCCCGCTTGTGGGAACGGTGGCCCCGTTGTTCCTGCTTCCGATCGCAGCACGCGTTGGCGGCGTTGACGGGTGGTACAGCCTCTCCGTGGGCCAAGCGGTGGGAACCTTCGGCAGCATTGTCATTAGTTACGGCTGGAACGTCCTTGGTCCCGCGCTCGTGGCCACGGCAGAGTCTCAGTCGGATCGACGTCAACTGTGGGGCGAATCGCTACGGGAGCGCCTCTTGCTGGCGGCCGTAGTTGTTCCCGTCTGCGCTGTGACTTCCGGTTTCTTGGCGGGACCAGGCTTCGAAATATTCACCATGGCTATGGCAATTGCCTTCAGCCTTGGCGGGTTGACTCCTAACTGGTTTTTTGTCGGTGCGGGCGACCCGAAGAGCATTGCTTGGTTCGACATGCTGCCAAGGCTCGCTGCCACGTTGCTCACCGCGCTGGTCATATTCTTGACGCAGTCCCTGTGGTCTTATCCGATGTTGTGGATCCTTGCAACGGTGGCGGGTCTCGTTGCCGTTCAGCGCAGCCTCGGACATCCAAGAATATTCAGGGGATGGAACTGGAGCGAAACGTTGGCAGGACTCAGAAAAAGGCTCGGAGTGGCCCTGGTTGACGGACTGGGTGGCGTCTACATCTCAGCCCCGGTTCCCCTGGCCGGGGCCACTGGGACTGCCGCCGAGGCAGGAATTATAGCTTCTGCTGACAAACTTTATAGATTCGGACTGATCACCGTCACGACGCTTGGAAACACGCTCCAAGCATGGACACTGGATCGAACTGCACCGAACGCCACAAGGCGGCACGTAGGCGCAATTGTTGCCCATGCCGTTCTGGGTGTTGTTGGCATGGTGGCACTCGGCATCTTTGGCGAGTTTGCAACTTCGCTGCTCTTTGGTTCGGCTGTCAAAGCCACAGCTTCATCGATGTGGTTTTATGGGGGCGCCTTTCTTGCAGTCTCCTGCTCTACGCCATTGATCAGAAACCTGCTGGTCCCGGCTTTGAAAACCCGGTTCGTTCTCGCTGGTACCGCTATCGGTGCCATAACAGGCGTTTTTGCCATGTACTTTTTGGGCCTGGCTGCCGGCCCCGACGGCGTCGCGGCCGGATTCATGCTGAGCGAAGTGGCTCTGTTGATTATCATTAGCCCGGCAGCAATCCGTCATCTCTTGTCCTTGCGAAACAAGGAAAAGGCCTCAGGTTCCCACGCTCTGTAA
- a CDS encoding glycosyltransferase, translated as MRFDSTTFGVVALAAYQPDWELFRTQLRSIQNQTHSQFQCLITADGSFAEIRDFVDRELGGDERFRVLGFEERLGFYGNFERVLQHVPAEAAWIALSDQDDSWYPSKLEVLLPHLNNVSLVAGQARVVRLPGNEVVTESTQRKNVDLDALLAQNQVTGSLCVFRRELLDLALPFPRLNTISQVHDHWLAVCAEATGGALVVDDVVQDYVQHGGNVLGEVGGRKSIVKSFEHVTALSRKFQGSSSPLAMLRTANDLSFGWRRVMADALRERVPAGTPGLEGGVAAFETGHGWLPTSRALVSGLRSGDVALPCFVEFVAGVPVELFTKGRETSRRRSSKARSSQVS; from the coding sequence ATGCGCTTCGATTCGACGACGTTCGGTGTGGTCGCCCTCGCGGCGTACCAGCCGGACTGGGAGCTGTTCAGGACCCAGCTTCGGTCCATCCAGAACCAGACGCACTCGCAGTTCCAATGCCTCATTACGGCTGACGGGAGCTTCGCCGAAATACGTGACTTCGTGGACCGTGAACTCGGCGGTGACGAGCGGTTTCGGGTACTCGGCTTCGAGGAGAGGCTGGGTTTCTACGGCAACTTTGAACGTGTCCTTCAGCACGTGCCGGCCGAAGCGGCGTGGATCGCGTTGTCGGACCAGGACGACTCCTGGTATCCGTCGAAGCTTGAGGTGCTGCTGCCGCACCTTAACAACGTCAGTCTGGTAGCCGGACAGGCACGCGTTGTCCGGCTTCCCGGCAATGAGGTGGTGACTGAATCAACGCAACGGAAGAACGTTGATCTGGATGCCCTCCTTGCCCAGAACCAGGTGACCGGAAGCCTGTGCGTCTTCCGGCGGGAACTTCTGGACCTGGCGCTGCCCTTTCCCCGTTTGAACACGATCTCGCAGGTACACGACCATTGGCTGGCCGTCTGCGCCGAAGCCACCGGCGGTGCGCTCGTAGTTGACGACGTTGTCCAGGACTATGTCCAGCACGGCGGCAACGTCCTCGGTGAGGTCGGTGGCAGGAAGAGCATCGTCAAGTCCTTTGAGCATGTGACCGCACTGTCCAGAAAATTTCAGGGAAGCAGCAGCCCGCTCGCCATGCTCCGGACCGCCAACGACCTGAGCTTCGGGTGGCGCCGGGTCATGGCTGACGCCCTGCGGGAACGCGTACCTGCCGGCACTCCTGGTTTGGAAGGCGGGGTGGCCGCCTTCGAAACCGGCCACGGCTGGCTGCCCACCTCGCGAGCACTCGTTTCCGGCTTGCGCAGCGGCGACGTTGCCTTGCCGTGCTTCGTCGAGTTTGTGGCCGGCGTTCCGGTTGAACTCTTCACCAAGGGACGCGAAACGAGTCGCAGAAGGTCCTCCAAAGCCCGTTCCAGCCAAGTCTCTTAA
- a CDS encoding sugar nucleotide-binding protein translates to MSIEFSKKLTAHETPIPGVVLYDLPVHGDNRGWFKENWQREKMVALGLPDFRPVQNNISFNEKAGTTRGIHAEPWDKFISVATGKIFGAWVDLREGPSFGAVFTAELDPSQAIFIPRGVGNAFQTLEDNTAYTYLVNDHWSADAQGQYTFLNLADETAAISWPVPLEEAELSDKDKAHPRLADVVPMPAKKILVVGADGQLGKALRELYDGDATVEFAGRSGFDLGSEASFTERNWKNYSTIINAAAYTAVDTAETAEGRAAAWAVNVAAVARLARTAVEHGLTLVHVSSDYVFDGVRESHDETEPFTPLGVYGQTKAAGDAVVSVVPRHYIVRTSWVIGEGNNFVRTMASLAGRGIEPSVVNDQIGRLSFTEDIAAGIQHLLDSGADYGTYNLSNDGEPQSWADIAADVYELSGQPRTAVTGVSTEEYFKGKAAAPRPLNSVLDLTKLKNSGFKPRASRDVLETYLGRRAAAE, encoded by the coding sequence ATGTCGATCGAGTTCTCCAAGAAGCTGACCGCGCACGAAACGCCGATCCCCGGCGTCGTCCTCTACGACCTCCCGGTCCACGGTGATAACCGTGGCTGGTTCAAGGAAAACTGGCAGCGGGAGAAGATGGTGGCCCTGGGGCTGCCGGACTTCCGTCCGGTGCAGAACAACATTTCGTTCAACGAGAAGGCCGGCACCACCCGCGGTATCCACGCCGAACCGTGGGACAAGTTCATCTCGGTGGCCACCGGTAAAATCTTCGGTGCCTGGGTGGACCTGCGCGAAGGTCCGTCCTTCGGGGCCGTCTTCACCGCTGAACTGGACCCCAGCCAGGCGATCTTCATTCCGCGCGGCGTGGGCAACGCCTTTCAGACCCTGGAAGACAACACGGCCTACACCTACCTGGTCAACGACCACTGGTCGGCGGACGCCCAGGGCCAATACACGTTCCTGAACCTCGCGGACGAGACGGCGGCGATCAGCTGGCCGGTGCCGCTGGAGGAAGCAGAACTGTCCGACAAGGACAAGGCGCACCCCCGCCTCGCGGACGTTGTGCCGATGCCGGCCAAGAAGATCCTGGTAGTAGGTGCCGACGGACAGCTGGGCAAGGCGCTGCGGGAACTGTACGACGGCGACGCAACAGTTGAGTTCGCCGGCCGGTCCGGCTTTGATCTGGGCAGCGAAGCGTCCTTCACGGAGCGGAACTGGAAGAACTACTCGACAATCATCAATGCCGCCGCATACACCGCGGTCGACACCGCGGAAACCGCGGAAGGCCGGGCAGCAGCCTGGGCTGTCAACGTTGCCGCGGTCGCAAGGCTGGCCCGCACCGCCGTCGAACATGGCCTCACCCTGGTGCACGTTTCCTCCGACTATGTCTTTGACGGTGTCCGCGAGAGCCACGACGAAACTGAACCCTTCACCCCGCTGGGTGTGTACGGGCAGACCAAGGCCGCCGGCGACGCCGTCGTCAGCGTGGTTCCCCGCCACTACATCGTGCGGACCAGCTGGGTCATCGGTGAGGGCAACAACTTCGTGCGGACCATGGCTTCCCTCGCCGGCCGCGGCATCGAGCCGTCCGTGGTCAACGACCAGATCGGCCGGCTCAGCTTCACCGAAGACATCGCGGCAGGCATCCAGCACCTCCTGGACTCCGGCGCGGACTACGGCACCTACAACCTGAGCAACGACGGCGAACCGCAGTCGTGGGCCGACATCGCCGCTGATGTCTACGAGCTCTCTGGACAGCCGAGGACTGCCGTCACCGGTGTGAGCACTGAGGAATACTTCAAGGGCAAGGCTGCCGCTCCCCGGCCGCTGAACAGCGTGCTGGATCTGACCAAGCTCAAGAACTCGGGCTTCAAACCGCGGGCTTCCCGGGACGTTCTGGAAACGTACCTCGGCCGGCGGGCCGCCGCGGAATAG
- a CDS encoding lysozyme, translating to MKRNSEPSRPKRCSRLGSLFLAVALFAGPGLALPASAAEPEPTATSTASAGSASPASATAAPVTSGPAPADASTAPAAVTTESAAPVGAPTAAAVPDPNSDADRAAMAKAVGPGGAEMGQRSARVTSSAKLLQGSKSLTTQSLETQGTWSPTFGVKGLDVSAYQSTVDWLQQWNMGARFAYVKASEGNYYTNPSYSSQYNGSRNVGMIRGAYHFAIPNWSSGADQARYFVQNGGGWTPDGYTLPPVLDFEFNPYEGRTINGFYFGNTCYGMSPAQLTSWVRDFGNTMLAMTGRLPMIYTNTSWWKLCTADAAGFGDYPLWVAAYPSSATNDAGPVPSSWDTYSMWQYSSTGPYAGDSNVWNGDYASLALFTGTRPQGSFDSAGIERTGTTTSLRIRGWALDRALPGATTEVHAYVTAPNGTKTLYKFPATTYRPDVNKVLGLGDYHGFDNQIRINISGNYTICVFAIGKFINPGIGCKSLTVDGAEPPIGSLDEVSEQRSADKESLKVRGWAVDMSRPSVTAEVHAYLYGPDGSSTLYKIAANTSRPDVDRIYSVGSNHGFETSIDIKKAGNYKLCVYAIGLYLHSELGCRSVNIAPGTTPVGTLDSVSVKKTSTQASLNVRGWAIDYGNTSAQIRVHAYVLAPDGTTTVHEIIASKPRPDLNRVLGVPGDHGYETDLAISQPGKYRVCTYAIALSPVSPGNPLLGCTYIDAGFRGSPIGYLDSVKIESANGVASVIAAGWTVDQDVPSESLSVHTNVTAPDGSLTSFAVTANQPRPDVNQMLKISGDHGYTSKKTISLRGTYKVCTYGIAASPFTAGNSLLGCQSVTY from the coding sequence ATGAAGCGGAATTCAGAGCCCTCCCGACCCAAGCGATGCAGCCGGCTGGGGTCGCTTTTCCTGGCTGTGGCCCTGTTTGCGGGTCCGGGGCTGGCGCTTCCGGCCAGCGCCGCTGAACCGGAACCGACGGCAACGTCGACTGCTTCTGCCGGATCCGCATCCCCGGCATCGGCAACAGCGGCCCCGGTGACGTCGGGCCCTGCTCCGGCGGACGCATCGACGGCCCCTGCTGCCGTTACTACCGAATCCGCCGCACCGGTCGGGGCGCCCACCGCTGCTGCGGTTCCGGACCCGAACTCCGACGCCGACCGCGCAGCGATGGCGAAGGCTGTCGGTCCCGGCGGTGCGGAGATGGGCCAGCGGTCGGCGCGCGTCACAAGCTCCGCCAAACTGTTGCAGGGCAGCAAGTCCCTGACGACGCAGTCACTCGAAACCCAGGGCACGTGGTCCCCGACGTTCGGCGTGAAGGGACTGGACGTCAGCGCCTACCAGTCAACCGTTGACTGGCTGCAGCAATGGAACATGGGAGCCCGGTTCGCTTACGTCAAAGCATCCGAAGGCAACTACTACACCAACCCTTCGTACAGCTCCCAGTACAACGGCTCCCGGAACGTCGGAATGATCCGCGGCGCTTACCACTTCGCCATCCCGAACTGGTCCTCCGGGGCGGACCAGGCCCGCTACTTTGTGCAGAACGGTGGCGGCTGGACGCCTGACGGATACACCCTGCCTCCCGTCCTGGACTTCGAATTCAACCCTTACGAGGGTCGGACCATCAACGGGTTCTACTTCGGCAATACGTGCTATGGAATGTCACCGGCACAGCTGACCAGCTGGGTGCGTGACTTCGGCAACACCATGCTGGCCATGACCGGGCGGCTGCCCATGATTTATACGAACACCTCGTGGTGGAAACTGTGCACCGCGGACGCAGCCGGTTTCGGCGATTACCCACTGTGGGTCGCCGCTTACCCGAGCTCAGCCACAAACGATGCCGGACCGGTTCCGTCCAGCTGGGACACCTACAGCATGTGGCAGTACAGCAGCACAGGTCCTTATGCCGGGGATTCGAATGTCTGGAACGGCGACTACGCCTCGCTGGCGCTGTTCACGGGCACACGCCCCCAGGGCTCTTTCGATTCGGCAGGCATTGAGCGCACCGGCACTACCACCTCACTGAGGATCCGAGGCTGGGCTTTGGACCGGGCATTGCCCGGCGCTACCACCGAGGTACACGCCTATGTCACGGCACCAAACGGCACGAAGACCCTCTATAAGTTTCCGGCAACAACCTACCGGCCCGACGTCAACAAGGTCCTGGGATTGGGCGACTATCACGGATTCGACAACCAAATTCGTATCAACATTTCCGGAAACTACACCATCTGCGTCTTCGCCATCGGCAAGTTCATCAACCCCGGCATAGGCTGCAAGTCGCTCACGGTGGACGGAGCCGAACCGCCGATCGGCAGCCTGGACGAAGTTTCCGAACAGCGGTCTGCGGACAAGGAATCACTGAAAGTACGCGGTTGGGCCGTCGACATGAGCCGGCCGTCCGTCACCGCCGAAGTCCACGCCTACCTCTACGGTCCGGACGGAAGCAGCACGCTCTACAAGATCGCGGCCAACACCTCGCGACCGGACGTGGACCGGATATATTCCGTCGGCTCCAACCACGGCTTCGAAACCAGCATCGACATCAAGAAAGCCGGAAACTACAAGCTCTGCGTGTATGCGATCGGCCTGTACCTCCATTCGGAACTTGGCTGCAGGTCCGTCAACATTGCACCAGGCACGACGCCCGTAGGCACCCTGGATTCGGTGAGCGTCAAGAAGACCAGCACTCAGGCGTCGCTGAACGTTCGTGGGTGGGCCATCGACTACGGAAATACTTCCGCCCAGATCCGGGTACACGCCTATGTCCTGGCACCCGACGGCACTACCACCGTTCACGAAATCATCGCGTCAAAGCCCCGCCCTGACCTAAACCGGGTGCTCGGCGTGCCGGGCGACCACGGCTATGAAACTGACCTTGCGATCAGCCAGCCGGGCAAATACCGAGTGTGCACCTACGCCATCGCCCTCAGCCCGGTCTCCCCCGGCAATCCCCTCCTCGGCTGCACATATATAGACGCCGGATTCAGAGGCAGCCCCATCGGCTACCTCGACTCTGTGAAAATCGAATCCGCGAACGGCGTTGCCTCGGTGATTGCCGCCGGCTGGACTGTGGATCAAGACGTCCCTAGCGAATCCCTCAGCGTCCACACTAACGTGACGGCACCCGACGGTAGCCTCACGAGCTTTGCCGTTACGGCAAACCAGCCCCGTCCAGACGTCAATCAAATGCTGAAGATTAGCGGCGACCACGGTTATACGTCAAAGAAAACCATCTCCCTGCGCGGAACATACAAAGTCTGCACCTATGGAATTGCGGCATCACCATTTACAGCGGGAAACTCGCTGTTGGGGTGTCAGTCCGTAACGTACTGA
- a CDS encoding type II secretion system F family protein, protein MAPMLGVVLGAGLFLIWWSAWEQPQAAKRRPQSSRLQDLLRAAGIENVSGLGLVSTCVGVAAFVSIVFFAVTRSWPISACFGLFGGWLPMAVVRWRARKRTATLRQLWPDVVDHLRSAIRAGLSLPEALIQLGEKGPEELRHVFRDFGADYRAGGQFDPALNRLKERLADPVADRIVEALRLTREVGGSDLGRLLGTLGEFLRESARTRSELEARQSWTVNAARLAVAAPWIVMVLLATRPEAVAAYNTATGAAVLLGGLVVSTICYSVMLRIGALPEDQRVLR, encoded by the coding sequence ATGGCGCCGATGCTGGGGGTGGTTTTGGGCGCGGGTTTGTTCCTCATCTGGTGGTCGGCCTGGGAACAGCCCCAGGCCGCTAAGCGGCGTCCGCAGTCCAGCCGGTTGCAGGACCTGCTGCGCGCTGCCGGGATTGAGAACGTGTCCGGGCTCGGCCTGGTATCCACTTGCGTAGGCGTGGCGGCGTTCGTCAGCATCGTTTTCTTCGCGGTGACCAGGTCCTGGCCCATCTCCGCCTGCTTCGGCCTGTTTGGAGGATGGCTCCCAATGGCCGTCGTCAGATGGCGGGCCCGCAAACGCACGGCCACCCTGCGTCAGTTGTGGCCTGACGTCGTTGACCATCTTCGGTCCGCGATCAGGGCAGGGCTGTCCCTGCCGGAGGCGCTGATCCAACTGGGTGAGAAGGGGCCCGAGGAGCTGCGGCACGTATTTCGGGATTTTGGGGCCGACTACCGCGCCGGCGGCCAGTTCGATCCAGCCCTCAACAGGCTCAAGGAACGGCTTGCAGACCCCGTCGCCGACCGGATTGTGGAAGCCCTCAGGCTCACGAGGGAGGTGGGCGGCTCCGACCTGGGCCGCCTGTTGGGAACCCTGGGCGAGTTCCTGCGGGAAAGCGCGCGGACCAGAAGCGAGCTGGAGGCCCGGCAGTCCTGGACGGTGAATGCAGCACGGCTTGCAGTAGCTGCACCCTGGATCGTCATGGTGCTGTTAGCCACCCGGCCCGAAGCGGTCGCCGCCTACAACACCGCGACCGGGGCGGCAGTGCTTCTCGGCGGACTGGTGGTTTCCACCATCTGCTACTCCGTTATGTTGCGGATCGGTGCGCTGCCTGAGGACCAACGGGTCCTGAGATGA
- a CDS encoding glycosyltransferase family 4 protein, with the protein MFSKKQDSKSAMPSVSHNQRSKITIVLPGFSKYPIGGYKVVYSYANFLAGQGHDVVLLHALLLKGAQHKVKDFRRPIASILSGLRPHRKPDWFALDERIKCLTLPFLTPSLVPPTDYIVATEVQTATLVASVVEKTKIPGSYFIQHYEDWSATPDFIDATWKLPLTKIVIAPWLEKHMHQLGEDCKLIPNGIDPVEFPSGPRASVRVNDVCAMVSDVPWKRADLIVKVLNALGEKYPNFRAVTFGTCDRPESLGAHVKHVKNPSKSEIRDSYQSSKIYLCASDAEGWHLPPAEAMSSGCAVVSTDIGGVRAYADGTALFSAVGDAVALQLNVERLMEDVELCDSLATRGMAAMRENTPAKAASRFEAAILGR; encoded by the coding sequence GTGTTTAGCAAGAAGCAGGATTCAAAATCGGCTATGCCTTCGGTCAGTCATAATCAACGGTCGAAAATAACCATAGTTCTGCCTGGTTTCAGTAAGTATCCAATTGGCGGCTACAAAGTAGTTTATTCATATGCAAATTTTTTGGCCGGGCAGGGTCACGATGTCGTTCTCTTGCATGCGTTGCTCCTAAAAGGTGCGCAGCATAAGGTGAAGGACTTCCGTCGACCAATCGCTTCAATCCTTTCAGGCCTGCGACCCCATAGAAAACCTGATTGGTTTGCTCTTGATGAACGCATCAAATGCCTGACCTTGCCGTTCCTCACTCCGAGTCTTGTTCCCCCCACAGACTATATCGTGGCAACGGAAGTGCAGACGGCAACATTGGTCGCTTCAGTCGTCGAGAAAACAAAGATTCCTGGTTCTTATTTTATCCAGCACTACGAAGACTGGTCGGCCACCCCGGATTTCATAGATGCAACTTGGAAACTCCCGCTTACCAAGATAGTTATCGCCCCATGGCTGGAAAAGCATATGCATCAACTCGGCGAGGACTGCAAACTTATTCCCAACGGAATCGACCCTGTCGAATTCCCATCCGGTCCGAGAGCTTCTGTCCGCGTTAACGACGTTTGCGCCATGGTGTCGGATGTGCCGTGGAAGAGGGCGGATCTCATCGTTAAGGTACTTAACGCTTTGGGCGAAAAATACCCAAATTTTCGTGCAGTAACGTTTGGCACCTGTGATCGGCCCGAATCACTGGGCGCACATGTCAAACATGTTAAGAACCCTTCCAAATCAGAAATTCGTGACTCATATCAATCGTCGAAGATTTACCTTTGCGCGAGCGACGCAGAAGGATGGCATCTTCCGCCCGCTGAGGCCATGTCCAGCGGTTGTGCCGTGGTGTCAACCGACATAGGAGGCGTCAGGGCTTATGCCGACGGAACAGCGCTCTTCTCGGCCGTGGGGGACGCTGTAGCCCTTCAACTCAATGTGGAGCGGCTCATGGAGGACGTAGAATTGTGCGACTCCTTGGCCACCCGAGGCATGGCAGCAATGCGTGAAAACACTCCAGCCAAAGCGGCCTCGCGCTTCGAAGCCGCTATTCTGGGCCGATAG
- the rfbB gene encoding dTDP-glucose 4,6-dehydratase, with the protein MQKLLVTGGAGFIGSNFVHYVLENTDDHVTVLDKLTYAGNLESLSGLPEERFRFVQGDICDAALVDTLVADADVVVHYAAESHNDNSLHDPRPFLDTNIIGTYTLIEAARKHNKRFHHISTDEVYGDLELDDPERFTEETPYNPSSPYSSTKAGSDLLVRAWVRSFGLQATISNCSNNYGPYQHVEKFIPRQITNVIDGIRPKLYGKGENVRDWIHANDHSSAVLAIIAKGKIGETYLIGADGEKNNKDVVELILKHMGQSPDAYDHVVDRPGHDLRYAIDSTKLRNELGWEPKFSNFDAGIEDTIAWYRENENWWRPQKAQTEAKYKEQGQ; encoded by the coding sequence ATGCAAAAACTCCTTGTCACCGGCGGTGCCGGCTTCATCGGTTCCAATTTTGTTCACTACGTTCTTGAGAACACTGATGATCACGTCACTGTTCTGGACAAGCTGACGTACGCAGGCAACCTGGAATCCCTGAGCGGGCTCCCGGAGGAGCGCTTCCGCTTCGTGCAGGGCGATATCTGCGACGCCGCACTGGTGGACACGCTCGTGGCCGATGCCGACGTCGTGGTCCACTACGCCGCCGAGTCGCACAACGATAACTCGCTGCATGACCCGCGGCCGTTCCTGGACACGAACATCATCGGCACCTACACGCTGATCGAGGCCGCCCGGAAGCACAACAAGCGCTTCCACCACATCTCCACCGACGAGGTCTACGGGGACCTGGAACTCGATGACCCGGAGCGGTTCACGGAAGAGACTCCGTACAACCCCTCGAGCCCGTACTCCTCCACGAAGGCCGGCTCTGACCTGCTGGTTCGCGCCTGGGTCCGTTCCTTCGGGCTGCAGGCGACCATCAGCAACTGCTCGAACAACTACGGCCCGTACCAGCACGTGGAGAAGTTCATCCCGCGCCAGATCACCAACGTGATCGACGGGATCCGGCCCAAGCTCTACGGCAAGGGCGAGAACGTCCGCGACTGGATCCACGCCAACGACCACTCCTCGGCCGTGCTGGCCATCATCGCCAAGGGAAAAATCGGCGAAACCTACCTGATCGGCGCGGACGGCGAGAAGAACAACAAGGACGTCGTGGAGCTCATCCTCAAGCACATGGGCCAGTCCCCGGACGCCTACGACCACGTCGTGGACCGCCCCGGCCATGACCTGCGCTACGCCATCGACTCCACCAAGCTCCGCAACGAGCTCGGCTGGGAACCGAAGTTCTCCAACTTCGACGCCGGCATCGAGGACACCATCGCCTGGTACCGCGAGAACGAAAACTGGTGGCGCCCGCAGAAAGCCCAGACCGAAGCGAAGTACAAGGAACAGGGCCAGTAG
- a CDS encoding CpaF family protein: protein MDAVRIVEDEVRELIRRRGLDPLRQAGEVRRLVEAAVSDYDERALMGPLPPIGPLESARRHVYDAVAGFGALQPLLDDPTIEEIWLNAPNEIYVARNGESELTSLSLSDQQVRDLVERMLKSSGRRLDMSSPFVDAALPDGSRLHVVIPDVTRRHWAVNIRKFVVKASRLEHLVELGTLTPQAARFLGAAVASGLNILVSGATQAGKTTMLNCLAASIGARERVITVEEIFELQFPLRDVVGLQCRQPNLEGEGEIPLRRLVKEALRMRPDRLVVGEVREAESLDMLIALNSGLPGMCTVHANSAHDAVTKLCTLPLLAGDNISSAFVVPTVASCIDLVVHCSRQGDGRRQVTEILSLGRRVENGIIESSMVFAMTDGQLQPKANSMPAVEKFAGAGFDVAALLEVR from the coding sequence ATGGATGCTGTTCGAATCGTGGAGGACGAGGTTCGCGAGCTGATCCGGCGGCGCGGTCTGGACCCTTTGCGGCAGGCCGGCGAGGTCAGGCGCCTGGTCGAGGCAGCCGTCAGCGACTATGACGAACGCGCATTGATGGGGCCGCTTCCGCCGATCGGCCCGCTGGAGTCCGCCCGTCGGCATGTCTACGACGCCGTGGCCGGTTTCGGTGCGTTGCAGCCTCTGTTGGATGACCCTACCATCGAAGAAATTTGGCTCAACGCACCCAACGAAATCTACGTGGCACGCAACGGCGAATCCGAACTCACCTCGCTTAGTCTCTCGGACCAGCAGGTGCGGGACCTGGTGGAACGCATGCTGAAAAGCTCGGGGCGCCGGCTTGATATGTCTTCGCCGTTTGTGGATGCGGCCCTCCCGGACGGATCCCGGCTGCACGTCGTCATTCCTGATGTGACGCGGCGACACTGGGCGGTCAACATCCGCAAGTTCGTGGTCAAGGCGAGCCGGCTCGAACATCTCGTGGAGCTGGGCACCCTGACTCCGCAGGCGGCCCGGTTCCTTGGCGCTGCAGTGGCCAGCGGACTCAATATCCTGGTCTCCGGGGCGACGCAGGCCGGGAAGACCACCATGCTGAACTGCCTGGCTGCCAGCATCGGTGCCCGGGAGCGCGTCATTACGGTCGAGGAGATCTTCGAACTGCAGTTTCCGTTGCGCGATGTCGTCGGATTGCAGTGCAGGCAGCCCAATCTGGAGGGGGAAGGCGAGATTCCGCTGCGAAGGCTCGTCAAGGAAGCCCTCAGGATGCGGCCGGACCGCCTGGTGGTGGGAGAGGTCCGTGAGGCGGAAAGCCTGGACATGCTGATCGCGCTTAATTCGGGGCTTCCCGGCATGTGCACAGTCCACGCCAACTCGGCACATGACGCCGTCACCAAGCTGTGCACCCTTCCGCTCCTGGCCGGCGACAACATCTCAAGTGCTTTTGTGGTGCCGACCGTCGCTTCGTGCATTGACCTGGTGGTCCACTGCAGCCGACAGGGGGACGGCCGGCGCCAGGTGACGGAAATTCTGTCACTCGGACGGCGCGTGGAAAACGGCATCATCGAATCGTCCATGGTCTTTGCGATGACCGACGGCCAGCTGCAACCCAAAGCAAACTCCATGCCTGCCGTCGAGAAGTTTGCCGGTGCAGGATTTGACGTTGCAGCCCTGCTGGAGGTCCGCTAA